Proteins encoded in a region of the Euleptes europaea isolate rEulEur1 chromosome 3, rEulEur1.hap1, whole genome shotgun sequence genome:
- the FAM180A gene encoding protein FAM180A: MRWKTVLVLLLYYNAHATVPPRWNRALLFPSAQRVKRSSAALLNPVLQKSQEDVDLLFEFLAALEIKKDLKIAVKDQELASLREAVAFDTLCNDVIPKSITDIRRLNARLLGYPGMLKKEDFERTILTMVYTAYRAAQSQGHQKDAWAESFVSLYKVLKHDLMFPSSQTPSSQRTL; the protein is encoded by the exons ATGCGCTGGAAGACTGTGTTGGTGCTCTTGTTATATTACAATGCTCACGCCACTGTCCCTCCCAGGTGGAACCGAG CTCTGCTTTTCCCATCTGCTCAACGAGTGAAGAGGTCCTCCGCTGCTCTTCTCAACCCCGTCCTTCAGAAATCTCAGGAAGATGTGGACCTTCTATTCGAG TTTCTAGCGGCGTTGGAAATCAAAAAGGATCTGAAGATCGCTGTCAAAGACCAGGAACTCGCTTCCTTGCGGGAGGCTGTGGCATTTGACACCCTTTGCAATGACGTTATCCCCAAAAGCATCACGGACATCCGCAGGCTGAATGCCAGGCTTTTGGGCTACCCTGGGATGCTAAAAAAAGAAGATTTTGAAAGGACGATATTAACCATGGTCTACACAGCCTATCGGGCAGCTCAGTCCCAAGGACACCAGAAAGACGCCTGGGCTGAATCCTTTGTCAGCCTCTACAAGGTCCTGAAGCATGACTTGATGTTCCCATCTAGCCAAACGCCATCATCTCAAAGGACTTTATAG